One window of Medicago truncatula cultivar Jemalong A17 chromosome 2, MtrunA17r5.0-ANR, whole genome shotgun sequence genomic DNA carries:
- the LOC25487725 gene encoding F-box/LRR-repeat protein At5g02910 — translation MARRRQCKRQRKDDFISDLTDSVLLHILSFLNAIQAVQTCVLSKRWIILWKSLSTITLRSSYSRPRKRFDEFVSRIFSLRDGSTAIHTLDLYRRHSMKHSLLRKIIEYAVSHNVQHLRIDYTCHIENFPSCLFSCHTLKSLNLSGFLYNTFVHHKPVFRNSLNLPSLTNLSLKYFAFARSDNGCVEPFSTFKMLNSLIIDCCIVLDAQNLCISSTKLVNLSILMWASVPETYIGIYFGIELYAPSLHNFAFTGRYTPKLFGSKSVLSSIKLVSVDLRCRLISESRESSSFLLNWLVELANIESLTFYSNTLEVLSLFPDLLKAELHPLYNLKSLKIETDQTTSICNDVVEFLIQNSPSAKVDIIRL, via the exons ATGGCCAGACGAAGGCAGTGTAAGAGGCAACGTAAAGACGACTTTATCAGTGACTTGACCGATTCGGTTCTCCTTCACATACTGTCCTTTCTAAACGCAATACAGGCTGTTCAAACATGCGTTTTGTCCAAAAGATGGATCATTCTCTGGAAGAGTCTTTCCACTATTACACTTAGATCTTCATACTCTAGGCCCAGAAAAAGGTTTGATGAGTTTGTGTCTCGGATTTTTTCTCTTCGCGATGGCTCAACCGCCATCCACACTCTTGATTTGTATCGTCGTCATTCCATGAAGCATAGCCTACTCCGGAAGATCATAGAATATGCTGTTTCACACAACGTCCAACACTTAAGAATTGATTACACTTGTCATATTGAAAATTTTCCGTCTTGCCTCTTTTCATGTCACACTTTAAAGTCTCTTAATCTTTCTGGTTTCTTATACAATACATTTGTCCATCATAAACCAGTATTTCGAAATTCTCTGAATTTGCCATCATTAACCAACTTGTCTTTAAAGTACTTTGCCTTTGCTCGAAGTGATAATGGTTGTGTTGAGCCCttttccacatttaaaatgttgaATAGTTTGATCATTGACTGTTGTATAGTTCTGGACGCACAAAATCTTTGCATATCAAGTACCAAGCTTGTCAATTTAAGTATACTTATGTGGGCTTCTGTTCCTGAGACATATATTGGAATCTATTTTGGAATCGAGCTATATGCTCCAAGTCTTCATAACTTTGCTTTTACGGGTCGCTATACTCCAAAACTTTTTGGCAGCAAGAGTGTTCTCTCTTCCATCAAACTTGTAAGTGTTGATTTAAGATGTCGTTTGATCTCGGAGTCGCGGGAGTCTTCATCATTTCTACTCAATTGGCTGGTTGAGCTGGCTAATATCGAATCGTTGACTTTTTATTCAAATACTCTCGAG GTTCTTTCTTTATTTCCTGATTTATTGAAGGCTGAGCTCCATCCCTTGTATAACTTGAAGTCCCTGAAAATAGAAACGGACCAAACTACATCTATATGTAATGATGTGGTAGAATTTTTGATTCAAAACTCACCCTCGGCAAAGGTTGACATCATACGTTTGTAA
- the LOC25487729 gene encoding ras-related protein Rab11B → MGAVDEEYDYLFKLVLIGDSGVGKSNLLSRFTRNEFNLESKSTIGVEFATRSVRILDKLVKAQIWDTAGQERYRAITSAYYRGAVGALLVYDSTRHVTFENVERWLKELRDHTDAYVVIMLVGNKADLKHLQAVSTEEATTFAEKENIYFMETSALESLNVDNAFVEVLTQIYNVVSKKTLEKENGSASVPKGETINIGKDDVSDVKKSGCCSTA, encoded by the exons atgGGTGCTGTAGATGAAGAATACGATTACTTGTTCAAGTTGGTTTTGATCGGTGATTCTGGTGTTGGAAAGTCCAATCTTTTATCTAGATTCACTAGAAATGAATTCAACTTGGAATCCAAATCCACCATCGGTGTTGAATTTGCTACTCGCAGTGTTAGGATTCTTGATAAGCTTGTTAAGGCTCAGATTTGGGATACTGCTGGTCAAGAAAG ATATCGTGCAATCACAAGTGCATACTACCGTGGAGCTGTTGGCGCATTGCTGGTGTACGACTCAACAAGGCATGTGACATTTGAAAATGTTGAAAGGTGGTTGAAGGAGCTTCGAGATCACACAGATGCCTATGTTGTAATCATGCTTGTAGGAAACAAAGCAGATCTTAAACACTTGCAAGCTGTGTCAACGGAAGAAGCTACCACATTTGCCGAGAAAGAAAACATATATTTCATGGAAACTTCTGCACTAGAGTCATTGAATGTGGACAATGCTTTCGTCGAAGTGCTCACTCAGATATACAATGTAGTGAGTAAGAAGACTCTTGAGAAAGAGAATGGCTCTGCATCAGTGCCTAAGGGAGAGACTATCAATATTGGTAAAGATGATGTTTCAGATGTTAAGAAGAGTGGATGCTGCAGTACAGCATAG
- the LOC25487731 gene encoding rac-like GTP-binding protein RAC2, whose product MSTARFIKCVTVGDGAVGKTCMLISYTSNTFPTDYVPTVFDNFSANVVVDGSTVNLGLWDTAGQEDYNRLRPLSYRGADVFLLAFSLLSRASYENISKKWIPELRHYAPTVPIVLVGTKLDLREDRQYLIDHPGATAITTAQGEELKRAIGAAVYLECSSKTQQNVKAVFDAAIKVVLQPPKQKKKRKKNRSCIFL is encoded by the exons ATGAGTACAGCTAGATTCATCAAATGTGTTACTGTTGGAGATGGTGCTGTTGGAAAGACTTGTATGCTTATCTCTTACACAAGCAATACATTCCCTACG GATTATGTGCCTACTGTTTTTGATAATTTCAGTGCAAATGTTGTGGTTGATGGCAGCACAGTTAATCTTGGATTATGGGACACTGCTG GACAAGAGGATTATAACAGGCTTAGGCCATTGAGCTATAGAGGAGCAGATGTGTTTTTGTTGGCCTTTTCACTACTCAGCAGAGCCAGCTATGAGAATATATCTAAAAAG TGGATTCCTGAACTCAGACATTATGCTCCAACTGTACCAATTGTGCTTGTGGGAACCAAACTTG ATTTGAGGGAAGATAGGCAGTATTTGATTGATCATCCAGGAGCTACAGCTATTACTACTGCCCAG GGTGAAGAGCTGAAGAGGGCAATTGGTGCAGCTGTGTACTTAGAATGCAGCTCAAAGACTCAACAG AATGTGAAGGCTGTGTTTGATGCTGCAATCAAGGTTGTTTTGCAGCCTCctaagcaaaagaaaaaaagaaagaagaacagATCATGTATTTTCCTTTAA